CGAAATTCCATCCTTATCGTTTCCAAGTTCAGCTACAACTTTTTCGAAAACATCTGCAAGTTCTAAATCTGAAACTAAAACTTTTGCATCGTCTTCTTTTATTCCATACTGTTCAACAAACCTTTTTTCTTTGTTCATAGGAGTTTCTGGCATTTGGGCTTCTACTTTTTCAACCCATTCATTGTTTAAAACAATAGGCTGTAAATCAGGGTCTGGAATGTATCTGTAATCATCTGCAGTTTCTTTGCTTCTCATTCCTTTTGTAATCATTTGACTTTCCATGAAAGCTCTTGTTTCGAGTTTAATTTCTCCGCCCCTTCTGAGAACGTTTTTCTGCCTAATTAATTCATATTTTAAAACTTTGTAAACTCCCCTTATTGAGTTTACGTTTTTAACTTCAACCCTATTTCCCTGAATTCCGTTGTATTTAATAGATATGTTTGTATCGGCCCTCATTGTACCTTCGCCCCTTAAGTTGCCGATATATCTAAATAATCTCAGTAACTGCCTTAAAAATTCTCTCGCTTCTTCAGGGCTTTTCATGTCTGGATCAGTTACAATCTCAATTAACGGAGTTCCGCTCCTGTTGTAGTCAACAGTTCCAAGGTCAGGCTTGTACTGTCCGGGATCTTCCTCTAAGTGAACTTCAGTAATTCCCACACCTAAAAATTTACCGTGTTCTCCGATTGGAACAGATGTTTTTTGGTACCCACTTGGTAAATCTGGGTAGTTATAGTGTTTTCTCTGGAAATAGATGTCTTTATCGATTACCATTTCACAGCCCAACATTTTTGCAACCATTATTGCCATATCGATTGCTTTTTTGTTTGGAGGCATTGGTTTTGCACCGGGGTGTCCTATGCATACTGGACAGATGTTCGTGTTTGGTTCAACGTCTTTGTAATTTGTAGGGCACTGGCAGAATAATTTAGAATTTGTGTCTACCTGTACGTGAATTTCAAGACCGCATTTCATGGATAGATCTTCGCTCATTTTATTCACCCAAATAATAAAAATAAATTATTTTAACATGACGAGATTTTAAGAATAAACTTCATTTCAAACCTAGATAAATATACTCTACTTTCTTTTTAAATTTAACTATAAAAAGATTTTTTAAGAGATATTATTTTAATCTAAAATCAAATGGCCTGAATAAAAAAATATTTTTAAAGTATTCTTTCTATTGGAACGACCAAAATATCTCTTGCACCGAGTCTTTCGAGATTAGTGACTGTTTCAAAGACCTTATTTTCATCAATTACTGCATTAATTGCAAGCATTTTATCATTTGAAAGAATCTCAGATACAGTTGGACCGCCCATTCCAGGAATTATTGATGTAATTTCTGAAACTTTGTCTTTTGGAGCGTTCATCATTATCAATCTTTTGCTTTGTGCGTAGAGTACACTTTTAATTCCTGAAAGAACTTGGTTTATTTTTGCACTTTTTTCTGGGTCATCCATACTTTTTTTGTTTGCGACAAGCCTTGTTGTTGATGAAACTACATTTTCTACTTCTTTTAACCTATTTAATTGAAGTGTTGTTCCAGTTGAAGTTAAATCACAAATTAAATCAGAAACACCGATAAATGGAGCAATTTCTGTTGCGCCGCTTAATTCAATAATTTCTAAATTCAATCCTTTTTTTTCCAAATATCTTTTTGTAAGGCCTGGAAACTCTGTTGCAATTTTCATTCCATCTTTTACGTCTTCAATAGAATTTACGGTTGAATTTTCAGGAGCTGCAATTACAAGTCTCGCATTTCCAAACTTAAAATCTAAAAGCATTTCAAGTTCTTCTTCAGTATCTCGCTCAAGCATTAAATCGTATCCAGTAACTCCAACGTCAGCAACACCATCCCTCACAAATTCAGGAATGTCTTTTGCTCTTGCAAACATCACTTTTATTTCTGGGTCAACAGTTTGTGCAAAAAGGCTTCTCCCGTGTACGCTTATCTTTAAACCTGCTTTTTCCAAAATTTCGTTTACAGGTTTTGAAATTCTTCCTTTGTTTGGCAATGCAAGTAAAATCAAAATATCACCTAGAATTATGAACGGTACAAAAGTTAAATCAAATAACTCAATTAATCTTAAAATTTAGTACGTTTTTCTGCATAAATAAGTTTGGTATAAGGGGAATTATAAGTATTGCTATAAGAAGGATTGTAATATAAAGTATAAGGTATGAGTTTACACGTTAGATCTTTTATCGATATTTTTAATATAAGAATAAAGAGCAGAAACGAAACCTCTGAAAACTATATATAATATGATGGTTTAATTTAATCCACAACAATTAAAAGGGGGAACCAATGCATAAAGAACAACTGATGGAACTCCACCAATTTTTCGTACACGTCTTCAAAGAAATGGTCCCGGAAGGAAGAGACTGTGTTTATTTGAAAACTTACGAAGAACTAGACGTAAAGCCCCACCATATCCACAAATTAAAAACAGAACAAAGGGCCGCTATTTTTTTACTTGCTGCATGCCTTGCAGAAGGATTATCTGAAAGAGACAATTCAATCCCCGAAAACCTATCAAAAAGATTATCGGAAAACGCTTTTAAATACATAAACATGCAATCTGAGAAATATCAGAATTTAAAGGATGTTAAAAACTCGATTGATGTCCAATGCAAGCGCGAAAACGTAAAAAACACAGTTTAATCTGTTTTAAATATATTTCATAGTTATTTTTAAATTTTATTTTCAGGTGGGTATTTTGAAAAAATTAAATATTAACGATTATAACGATATTTTAAACGAAGTTTTAAACGATATCCGTCCAACAGAACTGGAAAAAGATAAATTAAAAGTATTTTCGGATAAAATAATCGCTAAAATTAAAGATATTTCAAAATATCCTGTTTTAGACATCATTCAAGTCGGATCAACTGCAAGAGATGCAAATTTAAAAGACGATCATGACCTTGACATTTTTTTAAGATTTGAAAAGGAAACCGATCGAGATACGTTAAAAGAATCTGGCTTAAGAATCGGAAAAGAAGTAATTGATTATTTCAATGGAAAATCTTGGGTAGAATACGCTGAACACCCTTATGTTTCTGGAGAAATTGAAAAATTCAATCTAGATATTGTTCCGTGCTACGGCATTGAAAACTGCGAAAAAATAATTTCCGCAGTTGACCGGACTCCTCTTCATAACGAATTTTTGATAATGTCTTACAAAAATAAAAATTTATCAGATGATATCCGTCTTTTAAAAAAATTCTTAAAAGGTCTTGGAATTTATGGTTCTGACTTAAAAACTGCTGGTTTTTCAGGATATCTGTGTGAACTTTTGATATTAAAATACGGCGGATTTTTAAGCCTTTTGTCTGACGTAAAAAATTGGAGACCGAATAAATCAATAGTATTAAACGAAATTTACGAAATGTATGATTTGAAAAAAGAACATGAATTTTTAAATTTTGACGATTCCTTAGTCGTATATGATCCGGTTGATTTAAACAGAAACGTTGCAGCAGCGTTAAATGAAGAAAACCTCTGCAAATTTATATTTTATTCAAAGATGTTTTTAGAAAATCCTTCAAAAGAATTCTTTTATGGATTTGATAAAAAAATTACAGATTTTTTAAATATACGAGAACGAGGATATTTATTAACTTTAGAAATTTCAAGGCCCGAAAATATCGTTGAAGATGTAATATACCCGCAAATGGAAAAAATACAAAAAAGCATCAATAAATTAATTAAAGAACATGATTTTGAATATATAAGATACCAAAATTTTGCAGATGAAAATACGTGTTATCTATCTTGGGAATTTTTAATTCATGAACTTCCAGATGTAAAAATAAGAACTGGCCCCCCAGTATACAGCGAACCGGGAGTAGTGAATTTTATAACGCATAACGAACATTATTTTGTTAAAGGCTGCAATGTTTGCGCATACAAAACCAGAAAATATAAAAACATACAAATACTATTCGAAGATATTGTTAATGGGAAATTGAGGAAGATTATAACATATCCTAAGTACGTGTGCCCTGAAAATGCGGAAATACGATTAGGTACTTTTGTCGAGAGGACATAATTTCGGGATAATATGGACAGTAGTGTCTTGATTAAGGAATGCAATGATTTTTTAGATTGTTTATCAAATTTTGGAGATAAATTAAAAGATTTCGACTCCGAAAAAGAAGATAGTGTAAACTTTATATGTGAAACTCTCGAAAATAATTTAAAAATTTTAGAAAACTTTAGAGAAAAAATGGAACTTCAAGGATTTGATACGCCATACATCGGTGTCGGCCGGTTGAAAGGGGGAGAAGACGATGATATTTACGAAATAATCAATTATTCATCGTATCTTAGAAGAATGGTCGATGAAAAGAAAGGATCGCTTGAAAGAGTAAAATACGCAATAGTTTCTCATAAAATTGCTATTGGAAATATTCAGGAAGACTTGGGAAACAAAAAAATACTTTCCTACCTATCATTTGATGGATCATATAAGGAAATGCTCTCTAAAATTCCTCCTTTTTTTATAAAATCATACAAAAGAATTTTAACCGCTTTTGAAACCGAAGGAAAGGGCATTTTAAGTTCGATTACATTATCTCTCGTTATTTTAGAAAATGGAAAAAGAAAATTTAAACGAATAAAAATAGAAGAAGAAGATTACGAAGGATATATCAAAAAAACATTTGGTGATGCGATAATCACATCACTTAAGAAAAATTATTCGAAAAATAAACTCTTAAATGACCAGTATGTCAAAAAAACACTTTCTTTGGCATATTTAAGTGCGTACGCTGATGAAATAATTGAAAAAATTGATGAAAAATTAAAAGAGAAACTTTCAGATGAAGAAAGATGCATTGTTAAAAAATACCGTATGATATGCAGTGATTTTAAAAGTGATGACTATGAAAGCGGCGTAATTGATGTACGTGCGATGGAAGAAACTAAACTTAAAAAAATGAATTTAAAAATTGATCTAGAAGACAAAGGATTGTATAGAAATGGAAAACCATTAAAAAAGCTTAAAACATCACTTGAAACGGAAGATGAAATTTTTGAGAATATTTCTTTAGAAGTGCCCCTTAAAAATCTCTCAAAAGACCTTTTAACGTACTATCTAAAAAAATCAGCTGATGAAAGAACCAGATCAAATCAGTTCCCATCAATACTTGTTACTCCATCTTCTGCACATTTGAACTGGTTAGTTGTAGAAAATATCGAGCCTAAAAAAATACTTGATTTGAAATTTTTACTCGAAAAAGAACTTCCAAAGTACGAAATACCCCTAAAAAACCTCGGCGGGGTTTCAACCTACCTCCTTTACGATTGGGATATTGTAGAGTCTTTTGGATTTGAAAAAACGGAAATTGAAGAGATATTAAAGTTAATGGCTGCGATGAATGACGTTAAAGAACTTTTGAAAGATAAAATAGATGTTAAAAAGTTCGAAAAATACAGTAAAATTAAAAAAGATAAAACTAAAAACTTTTTAAACGCACTTGGAAAACTTTAAGGTTAAACAATGATAAATCCAATTTACTTAATTTTAGCAGATTTTTTCGATAGATACATCGGAGAACCTCCAGAAAAAGTCCACCCTGTCATATTTATCGGAAAATTAATCATCTTTTTTGAAAATGTCTTTAAATCAACCAATTCGATAAATAAAAGTAGAGACTTACTTTTTGGTTTTTTCAATGTTATTTTGGTTTTAGCAATAGTATTCTTCATGGCTTACGAAATAGAACAAGTTATAAACTCGATTTCAAATTCATACATTAGAATTTCTCTTTATTCAATAATTCTTTCGTTTTCAATCGGGCACAAATCATTAATTGAATTTTCAAAAGCACCAATAAGATATATTGTAAATAATGATATAGATGGTGCAAAAAAATCCGTTCAGTGCGTTGTAAGCAGAAATACAAGTGAATTGGGCAAAAAACATATTTTGTCTGCCTCAATTGAAAGTGCATCAGAAAACATTACTGACAGTATCATTGCACCGTTAATTTATGTTGCGATCTTTGGACTTCCAGGGGCTTTTTTGTACCGCGCAGTTAACACGTTTGATGCAATGATTGGCTATAAATCAGAAAAATATCTATATTATGGAAAAACTGCCGCATACCTTGATGATATTTTAAATTTTATTCCGTCAAGAATTGCTGGAATGCTTTTAATAATAACCGCACCATTTTACGGAGGAAAAATAAAATCTGCATTTTATGGATTCTTTAAAGAGGGAAACAAAACCCCTTCACCAAATTCTGGATACACTATGGCAACAATTGCAAATTCATTGAATATGGGGCTTGAAAAGATTGGATGCTATAAACTTGGAAAAGGGGAAATAACCATTGAAAAAGCGTTGAATTCATTAAAAGCAGTTGATTATTCAGTTTTACTTTTTTTAATAATATATACTGTACTATTAATGTAAATTAAAGTTTTAAATAATCTTTTAATTTTAAGAATAACTGTTTTAAAAAAGCATTGATATTTAAAAAAAGTTTTAATCAGACAAATTATTTGCTGATAACTCTTGTGATTTTGTATCTGTCCATTGCTTCGAAGTATTCTACTTCTACACCGCTGTCGATACCTTCAACATCTTCTGGCATTGGTAATTCTAATGTTTCGTAGGTTTCCATGTCCATGATTTGAACGTTCTCGCCCATAAGTGCTAAAACTTGTCCTTTTCTTTTGTCAATGAGGGGTACATCGATTCTTGAGCTTGCTGGCCCCACGTGTTCTTTTTTAACTGATTCAAAGATACCCATTGCAACCAATCTTACCTTTGCACCACCGTGTTTTCCTGGTTTTGAGTGTGTTGTGTCCATAACTCTGCATGCAACACCGTCAATAACAACGTACTGTCCTACTTTAAGAGATCCTAAATCAGAAGGTTTTGTTCCTGCCATGATATCACCGTTTTAAGCTTGTAGTGTTTGAAATTATATAGCAATTATCTCAAATGCTATATAAACTATGTAGTCCTGAAAAAAGGCTTTCGAATAATATATTTTTATAATATATATAATTTTTTAGCATTTTGGTTCAAATTCACTCGTATTTTGACATATACCCTCTTGGAGTAATCATCATGCCGTCGATAATTTTTGTATTGCTGTTTCCAACAACAAGGGTTGTACTCATGTCAATATACTGCATAAATTCGTCCAAATTATTAACAAGATTATTTATTGTAGTTATTTTGTATTCAAAATCGTTTCTTCCTGCATTTTTAACAATTCCAATAATGTAATCGATATTTCGGTCTTCAGAATAGTTCGAGATTATTTCAACAGTTTTTAAGAAAGGTTCTTTTCTTTTTTTACCCAGAGGATTATAAATTGCAAGAACCATGTCGCTTTCTACTGCGCAATTTATTCTTTTTAAAATAGTTTCTAATGGCGTTAAAAGGTCGCTCAAACTAACAACTGCAAAATCGTGGTTTAAAGGTGCACCAAGTATTGATGAACAGACACCTGCAGAAGTAAGTCCGCTTACGACGTTTATTGTAACGTTGTGTAAATTCTTTTCATTCAATTCATATGCAAGAGATGCAAGACCATATATCGTAGCATCGCCGTTTGAAACAAGTGCCACATTTTTATTTTCAGCTTCTTTTAGGGCATATTCAACCCTTTCAACTTCTTTGGTCATGCCGCTTACGTAAATTTCTGTATCAAATCTTTCAATATATTTTTTGTATCCTGTATAGCATACAATTAAATCAACAGAATTTAGTGCATTTTCAGCTTCTTTAGTAAAATATTCCTCGTTTCCAGGACCGATACCAACAACATACAACATTTTATCACAGAATCAGTTAAAATACAGTTATAATTTTTAAAAACAGTTTATTTAGCGTTAGATTAATAAATGGTAGCTGTGTCAGATAGTGCTGATGTCTTCATCCCAAAATCATGAAAATCATGAATTTAGTCAGCGGGGGTAACTGTCATCATACAACGTTATTGGTGTCATAAAAAACCCAATATTTGGCTACCATTGTTACCCGTATACTATTAACATGGAATATACTCTAAACATTTATATATTTTGTTAATAGTCGGACAATGGCTTACGGTTTTTTGATACCTCAAAAAAAATTAAAAACTCCTCCATGATACGATAGTTTTTTATAAAAAATAATTTCCAGAATAATATGGGGGAGGTATGAGGTGAAATTATTCATAGACATCACCTGTACTTCAAAAATGATGAAGAATTTGAATTTTTTAAAAAGATGTCAGAAGATCTAAAATATACTAGCTTTAACGCATTTGCTAAAGCTGGAATGATCTACATGCACAAAAGTTTAAAAGATGAAACTTTTGACGATAAACAAATTTTAAAAGAAATTCTTTCGTTATTGAAAGATTTAAAAGAAAATGATTTTGAAAAACCTGTAAAAACAAAAAAAGTATCTGTAATTGACGACTTTAGAGAAAAACTAGAGAATACGCCAACAGATACGGAATATAATTTCATACTAAATTCAGTTTTAAATATCCTATCAACTGAATTTCCGCGATGGGTTGATATTGAAGACATAATCCATAGAATAGGAATTGGAAATAACAACATGGCAATAGGTCTATTCCAAAACATGATTTTTGAGAATCAGGAATTTAAAAATCTAGTCGAAAGAAAGCACCGCATGCTAAGAGCAAGAGATTCCGCACTACCTCATGAAAAATATCTTATGAAAATAAGTGATTGAGGTGTGTTTATGGATTACCTATCAAAAGAACTCGTTAAAAAGTATCTTGAGTTTCATACGAGCCTCAGTAAAGACAGCTTAAAGTATTACAAAGCAGGGTTAAATGCGTTCATGAAATACTTTCCAGATGAAAACAAATCTTGGGAAAACTTGACAGTAGAAGATGCAATATTCTTTTACAGATCATACAACGTATCCAAAAATACAAAGATCCGAAGACTAAACGACGTTAACAGATTTTACAACTGGGCAATGAAACAAAAGTACTTGGTTGAAAATCCAATTGAAACATTTGTAACTACATTAAGACCTGAAAAAAAGGAAAGGGCATATTTAACAGAAAAACAGTTTAAAATACTGCTTTCAAATGTTAAAGATTTTAATTACTACACATACACTCTTTTCCTTTTAAAAACGGGAGTTAGAATTTCGGAATTTGTAAATTTGAAAGTAAAACAAGTAGATTTTGAAAACGGGATAATATTCATTCACGCAGGAAAAGGGGCAAAGGACAGGTACGTCTTTATGGATGTTGAACTTGCATCAAGGCTTGAATACTATCTTGAAATGAGGATATTAACTAATCTATCATGTAACAACTTCTTCGTAAATAAACACGGGCGAAAACTTGCAGAAGATCAGATTACAAAATATACGGATTATTTAAATGAAGTAATGGATGGAAGTATTTCATTTAGAATAACTCCACATATATTGAGACATACGTTTGCAACTGCAATGCTCGAAAAAGGAATGGACTTAAAATCGCTTTCTTTGATTTTGGGGCATGAAGATATCAAAACAACTTCCCAATATCTTCACAAAAATAAAGAAGCACTGCAAAAAGAGTATTTAAAAGCAATGGCTCGATAATTATTCCTTACTTTTTTCTTTTTTTTTGGCATAGTTTGAATCAAAATGTATTTCGCCGTCTTCAAAACATAATGAACCAATAGATTTTCCTTCTTCGTCTTCGTTTTCATCAGTAATAATTTTTCCAAGTAGTTTGGGAATTCTGTCAGAAGATACTGAATAAAGTTCGTCTGTTTTTTCGTCTGCATAGTAATGAATTATATGGCCTGGAATTGAATGTGTTCCAAGATATATCATATCTAAAATATACTCTTTCATTATATTGAATACGTCCTCTTTGGTTTTAACTTCCCATTTTTTGATTTCTCCTAAGGTGGGAAAAAATGTTTTAACTTCCCATACGGGAATTAAGAAAAAACGTTCAAAAGTATCTTCAGTTACTCCATAACCTGAAAATATGTAAACAGGATTTCCTTTTGAAAGATCTTTCCTGTTAATTATCTGATTCCTTACATCCTCTTCAGAATCTGGATTCATCATAATATCTAAAATTCCAATTTCCTGATTATCCCCTTTCCCATCGATATATCTGGCAGGTTCTATTCTTATCACAATTTGACCCAAAATATCGTTTTTCATAGTAAATTGTGGTTTTACAAATGCAATTTTTGCTCTTCTATCCAATTCAATTTCTTTAATTTCGCTAAATATACCATCAGTAAAAAATTTTTCAAATGCTTCTTTTTCCAAAATACAGCTGGACTGTATTCTTATAAATTCTTTGTATGGTTTAATCAATTCCCATGCGTTTTGAGTTCCTTCATAGTATACCTTTACTCTATTACCCTCTTTTTTTTCATACCGATTTACTAAACGGTATTTTACAAATTCAGATAATATCGCACTTAGATTAGCCTGATTTATTCCAATGCCATTTTTTAATTCATTGAAATAGCATCCTCCGTCTGTATAGGATACCTCTTCTAGTATTCTAAAAGCATTTTTCTTAGATAGTAATTTAAAAATCATTTTTCCACCAGTTCACTAAATTCTCACCAATACAATAGTATTCTCGATAATATATATAGTTATATTATTGATACTAGTTAAAAACCATAACCTTTATATATATGCCTCAGACATAGGAAAATTACAGGTTGATAAACATAACTAGTTAAAATTTTCTTATTAGATTTACAATAATAACTAGTTAAGATATTCGTAACCAATCTGTAAAAAATAAACCAAGGTGGTTAAAGGCGAAGGAATTTATAAAGACGTCAAAAAGTCTCTGGCGTTTAAAGAATACGAAATCATTGATTTTTTAGGATCAGAAACCTATAAATTAAAAGTTTTGAAGCCAAACTCCGAGTTTTTGGGATATGAAGATGTTAAATTGAATAAATTCGTTTTAAAAGACGAAAAAGGTTACTATTCAATAGTTACCAAACGAAAAGATCTGGAAATTAACAAAAAAGTTAAAATTCGCTATATTTACGGCGATTTTGAAATTTTGGAGGTGGGAATGTGATTAAACTTGATTTATCCAAATTCAAAGAACCGGAATCCTTTGCAATATCTCAGGGGTACGTACAGTTAATTCCTGGGCAGGATACTGAAATTACTGGAACCGATTCTGAGGGAAAGCCAGTATACAACAACAAATTCAACATGGAAAAAAGAGGTCGTGTAAGAATTGTAAGCAGTTACTATGCCAAAGGAAGAGATCCTAAAACTGCAACAATTACAATGCTCGATTTAAAGATGATCGGGGATTTTTATGAAAAGAATAAAGATGCCATATCGCACTATGCAAGCCTCGATGCAATATTCAAGCTCGTTGAAATGAAAAAATTCAATGCATCCCCTGAAACAATTAAAATGTATGCAAAAGACCTAGGGATTTCTGAAAAAATTTTGAATGAAAAGGTTTTTGACAGGTGATCAAATTAATACACGATTTGAGCCATATAAAATCTGAAAAATTCGATAACCACAAATTTATCTCAAAAAGAAGAATTTTGATAGATAAAGTCTTCTGTTCAGTTTATTCAACTTCTTTATTTGTAAACCTTGAAAGAAAGTTTCGAGACGATGTAAGGGATAAATACATCTCTTACGTTGATAAAATTCAAGATTTCAAAGGACATACGCAAGGGTTAAAGTTTCCGCTTGAAATAAATGGGGACAAAGAAATCGCTTGGATTAACATATCCCTAAGAGAACCCCACGTTGCAAAAGTGTATTTTAATGTTATAAGACTGTACCAAAAAGAAAAAAATATTCCGATTCCAACTTACGGCTACAACGATACTAACTTCCTCCCCCTCGAATATAATGATACTAAAGCCCTGCTTATGGAGTTCATTGAACTCTATTTGAAAACAGTTTTGGAAATAAAGGAAATATATGCAGACTACTTGTTACAGCTATTTGGTATTGACATTAAAAACTATTGGAAAGGTCTCGAAAAGAAAGAAATCAAAGATCTTGTTGAGGTTTCACCGTTTCAAATTGAAATCCCTTGTGAATATTTGGGATGTGAAGACGAACAGTTTGACTGGATGGATGATGAAATAAAATGCAGTACTGTGGAAAAATTTGGAGATCTTTCTGGAACTACTTACTATAATAAAAACAGGAAAGATTTAAAAGCAACGTTCAAACGATATCAAAAGGCTCCCGGAATAAACCGGCATGAAATAACCCTTCAAGAAAACTGGGCGCGCGACTGCATGAATTCTGATTCTGAAAATATCTATCAAAATATAATAACTTCTGTTCACAAAGCCCATAGACTCTGGGGTCTTGACTTTGAGGGAGTAAAACCAAGGCCTATAAATGGCAATGTTCTGATTTCGCAGTTTTCAATGGGTTTTGGACTCTCAAATGACGAAATAAAAACCATGATCTATGGAAATGTTGGGGAAATTACCTCAAACCGTGAAAATCAAGGAATTATTAGAAAATTACGAAATAAAGGAATGATTCGAAAACTGGAAAAAGATGAAGGTGGGAAAAAGGGAGTTTACGTCTGGACTGAAATGGTAAAACTTCTTAGAATGTCTTTAAACCAGTATTTCTTATGTCCTGAATGTTTAACAAGAATGCAGTACGATTACGAAAATTACTGTCACTACTGTCCCGCATGCAAAAAAGTAATTAGATATTAACTTTTTTTATTTTTTTATGGATTTAAAAAGACGTAAACTTAAACTTTTACTACAGTTCCAAATCCCCTTGAAACATTTCTTCCAATTCCCAAATACTGTGGAATATCAAAATTAATATAAAATTCACCCCTAAAACCAACCATATTCTGATTTTTGAATTTCACGGGCACTTCTTTGAGATTTATCTTAACTTTTAATTTTTCTTCGATAGTATAACCCAAAGATTTTGACATTGAAAGAATATTTCCAATTAGTACTCTTTTTAAAAATTCTTCACGATCTATTTCGTCTGAATTTTTGTAAATTTCTGAATTTTTAGCATTTAATGCCATCCACGGGGTTTTGAATTGATACTTCAAAATTTTGTCGGTGGTGCCAAAATGATCCATATCCTTATGTACGTTTACTTCAGTTATATCATTGGTATCATTTGAAATAATTAATTCTTTTTCAAAAA
This Methanococcus maripaludis C5 DNA region includes the following protein-coding sequences:
- the gatB gene encoding Asp-tRNA(Asn)/Glu-tRNA(Gln) amidotransferase subunit GatB, which codes for MSEDLSMKCGLEIHVQVDTNSKLFCQCPTNYKDVEPNTNICPVCIGHPGAKPMPPNKKAIDMAIMVAKMLGCEMVIDKDIYFQRKHYNYPDLPSGYQKTSVPIGEHGKFLGVGITEVHLEEDPGQYKPDLGTVDYNRSGTPLIEIVTDPDMKSPEEAREFLRQLLRLFRYIGNLRGEGTMRADTNISIKYNGIQGNRVEVKNVNSIRGVYKVLKYELIRQKNVLRRGGEIKLETRAFMESQMITKGMRSKETADDYRYIPDPDLQPIVLNNEWVEKVEAQMPETPMNKEKRFVEQYGIKEDDAKVLVSDLELADVFEKVVAELGNDKDGISLAVTWIRNELKRVLVYNKLEFFETNLRPEHMVELINSIKDKTISQKIGKTIIEQMVEHKGEKTPKELINEMGLTVIEDTSELEKACEEAIKNSEKAIEDYKSGNQRALNSVVGQVMKLTRGRAEPATVVEILKKKIDG
- the hisG gene encoding ATP phosphoribosyltransferase, which encodes MILLALPNKGRISKPVNEILEKAGLKISVHGRSLFAQTVDPEIKVMFARAKDIPEFVRDGVADVGVTGYDLMLERDTEEELEMLLDFKFGNARLVIAAPENSTVNSIEDVKDGMKIATEFPGLTKRYLEKKGLNLEIIELSGATEIAPFIGVSDLICDLTSTGTTLQLNRLKEVENVVSSTTRLVANKKSMDDPEKSAKINQVLSGIKSVLYAQSKRLIMMNAPKDKVSEITSIIPGMGGPTVSEILSNDKMLAINAVIDENKVFETVTNLERLGARDILVVPIERIL
- a CDS encoding UPF0058 family protein, giving the protein MHKEQLMELHQFFVHVFKEMVPEGRDCVYLKTYEELDVKPHHIHKLKTEQRAAIFLLAACLAEGLSERDNSIPENLSKRLSENAFKYINMQSEKYQNLKDVKNSIDVQCKRENVKNTV
- the cca gene encoding CCA tRNA nucleotidyltransferase, which translates into the protein MKKLNINDYNDILNEVLNDIRPTELEKDKLKVFSDKIIAKIKDISKYPVLDIIQVGSTARDANLKDDHDLDIFLRFEKETDRDTLKESGLRIGKEVIDYFNGKSWVEYAEHPYVSGEIEKFNLDIVPCYGIENCEKIISAVDRTPLHNEFLIMSYKNKNLSDDIRLLKKFLKGLGIYGSDLKTAGFSGYLCELLILKYGGFLSLLSDVKNWRPNKSIVLNEIYEMYDLKKEHEFLNFDDSLVVYDPVDLNRNVAAALNEENLCKFIFYSKMFLENPSKEFFYGFDKKITDFLNIRERGYLLTLEISRPENIVEDVIYPQMEKIQKSINKLIKEHDFEYIRYQNFADENTCYLSWEFLIHELPDVKIRTGPPVYSEPGVVNFITHNEHYFVKGCNVCAYKTRKYKNIQILFEDIVNGKLRKIITYPKYVCPENAEIRLGTFVERT
- a CDS encoding DUF530 family protein, with the translated sequence MDSSVLIKECNDFLDCLSNFGDKLKDFDSEKEDSVNFICETLENNLKILENFREKMELQGFDTPYIGVGRLKGGEDDDIYEIINYSSYLRRMVDEKKGSLERVKYAIVSHKIAIGNIQEDLGNKKILSYLSFDGSYKEMLSKIPPFFIKSYKRILTAFETEGKGILSSITLSLVILENGKRKFKRIKIEEEDYEGYIKKTFGDAIITSLKKNYSKNKLLNDQYVKKTLSLAYLSAYADEIIEKIDEKLKEKLSDEERCIVKKYRMICSDFKSDDYESGVIDVRAMEETKLKKMNLKIDLEDKGLYRNGKPLKKLKTSLETEDEIFENISLEVPLKNLSKDLLTYYLKKSADERTRSNQFPSILVTPSSAHLNWLVVENIEPKKILDLKFLLEKELPKYEIPLKNLGGVSTYLLYDWDIVESFGFEKTEIEEILKLMAAMNDVKELLKDKIDVKKFEKYSKIKKDKTKNFLNALGKL
- the cbiB gene encoding adenosylcobinamide-phosphate synthase CbiB, translated to MINPIYLILADFFDRYIGEPPEKVHPVIFIGKLIIFFENVFKSTNSINKSRDLLFGFFNVILVLAIVFFMAYEIEQVINSISNSYIRISLYSIILSFSIGHKSLIEFSKAPIRYIVNNDIDGAKKSVQCVVSRNTSELGKKHILSASIESASENITDSIIAPLIYVAIFGLPGAFLYRAVNTFDAMIGYKSEKYLYYGKTAAYLDDILNFIPSRIAGMLLIITAPFYGGKIKSAFYGFFKEGNKTPSPNSGYTMATIANSLNMGLEKIGCYKLGKGEITIEKALNSLKAVDYSVLLFLIIYTVLLM
- a CDS encoding translation initiation factor IF-5A, which gives rise to MAGTKPSDLGSLKVGQYVVIDGVACRVMDTTHSKPGKHGGAKVRLVAMGIFESVKKEHVGPASSRIDVPLIDKRKGQVLALMGENVQIMDMETYETLELPMPEDVEGIDSGVEVEYFEAMDRYKITRVISK